Proteins encoded together in one Paracidovorax wautersii window:
- a CDS encoding UvrD-helicase domain-containing protein, translating to MTAGLNLAQLQAVQYIHGPCLVLAGAGSGKTRVITMKIGRLIEAGMAPKRIAAITFTNKAASEMRERAQHLIGRAAKDVLVCTFHALGVRMVREDGHVLGLKPQFSILDQDDVTGILKDAAGGTTDMATARQWQWVISAWKNAGLNSAEALAQAKDDNERSIALIMQRYEERLAAYQSVDFDDLIGMPLRLLRDFPEVRAKWQAALGHVLVDEYQDTNATQYELLKLLVGERGHFTAVGDDDQSIYGWRGATLDNLKKLPVDFPKLNVIKLEQNYRSTSAILRAANNVIQPNPKLFPKTLFSELGEGEPVRIVDADNEEHEAERAVARIQGLRASLNPIPAWKSFAILYRANHQAKPFEKALRKANIPYKVSGGTSFFDKAEIKDLCAWFRLWINNDDDPAFLRAITTPKRGIGHTTLAKLGEFATQHKVSMFGALFNHMLEAMLPRKAHESVIEFGRYINYLEYKARHTHGAEAARTFMTDWLKEIGYEQFLYDNEDSEKVAAARWTNVLEFCDWMSQRAGGQIDDTAGAVTTKETKSLLEVAQTIALLSTISEREKDQDVVTLSTLHASKGLEWPHVVLVGVTEGMLPFKLDDDEGRQQVVSDDTLQRLQEERRLMYVGITRAQRSLAVSWTKKRKKGREYVAAQPSRFIAEMGLDKNTAKEDPREKLKALRAEFAARKAQQGAAPARP from the coding sequence ATGACCGCAGGTCTCAACCTCGCCCAGCTCCAGGCCGTTCAGTACATCCACGGGCCCTGCCTCGTGCTCGCGGGCGCGGGCTCGGGCAAGACGCGGGTGATCACGATGAAGATCGGCCGGCTGATCGAGGCGGGCATGGCGCCCAAGCGCATCGCGGCCATCACCTTCACGAACAAGGCCGCGTCCGAAATGCGCGAACGGGCCCAGCACCTGATCGGCCGCGCGGCCAAGGATGTGCTGGTGTGCACCTTCCACGCGCTGGGCGTGCGCATGGTGCGCGAGGACGGGCATGTGCTGGGCCTCAAGCCCCAATTCAGCATCCTCGACCAAGACGACGTGACGGGCATCCTCAAGGACGCCGCCGGGGGCACCACCGACATGGCGACGGCCCGGCAGTGGCAGTGGGTCATCAGCGCCTGGAAGAACGCCGGCCTGAACAGCGCCGAAGCACTGGCCCAGGCCAAGGACGACAACGAGCGCAGCATCGCGCTCATCATGCAGCGCTACGAGGAACGGCTGGCCGCCTACCAGAGCGTGGATTTCGACGACCTCATCGGCATGCCCCTGCGCCTGCTGCGCGACTTCCCCGAGGTGCGCGCCAAATGGCAGGCAGCGCTCGGCCACGTGCTGGTCGACGAGTACCAGGACACCAACGCCACGCAATACGAGCTGCTCAAGCTGCTGGTGGGCGAGCGCGGGCATTTCACCGCCGTGGGCGACGACGACCAGTCCATCTACGGCTGGCGCGGCGCCACGCTGGACAACCTGAAGAAGCTGCCGGTCGACTTCCCCAAGCTGAACGTGATCAAGCTGGAGCAGAACTACCGCTCCACCAGCGCCATCCTGCGCGCCGCCAACAACGTGATCCAGCCCAACCCCAAGCTGTTCCCGAAGACGCTGTTCTCGGAGCTGGGCGAGGGCGAGCCGGTGCGCATCGTGGATGCCGACAACGAGGAGCACGAAGCCGAGCGCGCCGTGGCGCGCATCCAGGGGCTGCGCGCCTCGCTCAACCCCATTCCGGCGTGGAAGAGCTTCGCCATCCTCTACCGCGCCAACCACCAGGCCAAGCCTTTCGAGAAGGCCCTGCGCAAGGCCAACATTCCGTACAAAGTGTCGGGCGGCACCAGCTTCTTCGACAAGGCCGAGATCAAGGACCTGTGCGCCTGGTTCCGGCTGTGGATCAACAACGACGACGACCCGGCCTTCCTGCGCGCCATCACCACGCCCAAGCGCGGCATCGGCCACACCACGCTGGCCAAGCTGGGCGAGTTCGCCACGCAGCACAAGGTGAGCATGTTCGGTGCGCTGTTCAACCACATGCTCGAAGCCATGCTGCCGCGCAAGGCGCACGAGAGCGTGATCGAGTTCGGCCGCTACATCAACTACCTGGAATACAAGGCGCGCCACACCCACGGCGCCGAAGCGGCCCGCACCTTCATGACCGACTGGCTCAAGGAGATCGGCTACGAGCAGTTCCTGTACGACAACGAAGACAGCGAGAAGGTCGCCGCCGCGCGCTGGACCAACGTGCTGGAGTTCTGCGACTGGATGAGCCAGCGCGCCGGCGGCCAGATCGACGACACGGCCGGCGCGGTGACGACCAAGGAAACCAAGAGCCTGCTGGAGGTGGCGCAGACCATCGCCCTGCTGTCCACCATCAGCGAGCGCGAGAAGGACCAGGACGTGGTCACGCTGTCCACCCTGCACGCCTCCAAGGGGCTGGAGTGGCCGCACGTGGTGCTGGTCGGCGTGACCGAGGGCATGCTGCCCTTCAAGCTGGACGACGACGAAGGCCGCCAGCAGGTGGTGAGCGACGACACGCTGCAGCGCCTGCAGGAGGAGCGCCGCCTGATGTACGTAGGCATCACCCGCGCCCAGCGCAGCCTGGCGGTGAGCTGGACCAAGAAGCGCAAGAAGGGCCGCGAATACGTGGCCGCCCAGCCCAGCCGCTTCATCGCCGAGATGGGCCTGGACAAGAACACCGCCAAGGAAGATCCGCGCGAAAAGCTGAAGGCGCTGCGTGCGGAATTCGCCGCCCGCAAGGCCCAGCAGGGCGCGGCCCCCGCCCGCCCCTGA
- a CDS encoding AEC family transporter, producing the protein MLSVLLITFPFFALVLCGYVAARTAVLPQAAIGGLNAFVLFFALPCMLYRFGARTPIGVLLDPAAAGVYVAVALVVVASAVALTRRRLGWNDAAFGALVAAFPNTGFMGVPLLVALLGAQAAGPAILTMLVDMVLTTSLCIALSRLDGAGTHGVAVALRRALCGMLTNPMPWSIALGAAASALQFQLPGPIDRTVALLADAASPVALFTIGAVLARSQMNQHERVPARDYVPIALAKLFVHPLLVWTGGAAAIALGAPLTPFAHTALVLAAALPSASNVSLLAERFGAHNGRIARIILVSTALAFLSFSGAVALLVH; encoded by the coding sequence GTGCTGTCCGTCCTGCTCATCACCTTTCCCTTCTTCGCCCTCGTGCTGTGCGGCTACGTGGCCGCACGCACGGCGGTGCTGCCGCAGGCGGCCATTGGCGGGCTGAACGCCTTCGTGCTGTTCTTCGCCCTGCCGTGCATGCTGTACCGCTTCGGTGCGCGCACGCCGATCGGCGTGCTGCTGGACCCCGCGGCGGCCGGCGTGTACGTGGCGGTGGCGCTGGTGGTGGTCGCCAGCGCGGTGGCGCTCACCCGCCGTCGGCTGGGCTGGAACGACGCGGCCTTCGGCGCGCTGGTGGCCGCCTTCCCCAATACCGGGTTCATGGGCGTGCCGCTGCTGGTGGCGCTCCTGGGCGCCCAGGCGGCGGGCCCGGCCATCCTCACCATGCTGGTGGACATGGTGCTCACCACCTCGCTGTGCATCGCGCTCTCTCGGCTGGACGGCGCGGGCACGCATGGCGTGGCGGTGGCGCTGCGGCGTGCCTTGTGCGGCATGCTGACCAACCCGATGCCCTGGTCCATCGCCCTGGGCGCTGCGGCGTCTGCCCTGCAGTTCCAGCTGCCGGGGCCCATCGACCGCACGGTGGCCTTGCTGGCCGACGCGGCCTCGCCGGTGGCGCTGTTCACCATCGGTGCCGTGCTGGCGCGGTCGCAGATGAACCAGCACGAGCGGGTCCCCGCGCGGGACTACGTGCCCATCGCCCTGGCCAAGCTGTTCGTGCACCCGCTGCTGGTCTGGACGGGGGGCGCCGCGGCCATCGCCCTGGGGGCACCGCTCACGCCGTTCGCGCACACGGCGCTGGTGCTGGCCGCGGCGCTGCCCAGCGCCAGCAACGTCTCGCTGCTGGCCGAGCGCTTCGGGGCGCACAACGGGCGCATCGCCCGCATCATCCTGGTGTCGACGGCACTGGCCTTCCTGAGCTTCTCGGGCGCGGTGGCCTTGCTGGTGCACTGA
- a CDS encoding glycosyltransferase family 39 protein, producing MAVLYVLAWSLLPPLLSASLPLDVVESLSWGREWQWGYYKHPPLTPWVLELAYRAFGHVGPFLLSQLFIAATLWVVWRTGCRLMSRERAFLGTLLTMGVAYYTRPALEFNHNIAQLPLWAAVGYCLLAALQDGRLRQWLLLGGVAGLGLLTKYSEGLLLAVLALYLLGTPDRRVLRGAGPWVALGAMALLFAPHLHWLWRSEWLPFAYAQGRAASESGNGRWDALAFLATQALNHLPLAVIVLVAWWGTRRQRQAVLRTGSRWQLHCSRPAYLVALALGPCLLVVLVGLAFGLRVRDMWGVPMWVFSGLLVAAWLPAPWLAPMQPRLLRGLAVWLVLVSVVTGALLAYGAQWRHRPSRTDWPQAAIAQQAQAAWLAHARCPLDSVAGDYWGVGLVAAQLPERPSVFISGDPRFSPWITPERLQARGTLWIGLGDGASVPAWLDTLPAQPGMQVHEGQVPVAWPYRGAAQPLTVHWRAYVPAACARQP from the coding sequence GTGGCCGTCTTGTACGTGCTGGCGTGGTCGCTGCTGCCGCCTCTGCTGAGCGCCAGCCTGCCGCTGGATGTGGTGGAGAGCCTGTCCTGGGGGCGGGAGTGGCAGTGGGGCTACTACAAGCACCCGCCGCTGACGCCCTGGGTGCTGGAACTGGCCTACCGGGCCTTCGGCCACGTCGGTCCCTTCCTGCTGAGCCAGCTGTTCATCGCCGCCACGCTGTGGGTGGTGTGGCGCACCGGCTGCCGGCTGATGTCGCGCGAGCGTGCCTTCCTCGGCACGCTGCTGACCATGGGCGTGGCCTACTACACCCGCCCGGCGCTGGAGTTCAACCACAACATCGCGCAGCTGCCCCTGTGGGCCGCGGTGGGCTACTGCCTCCTGGCGGCGCTGCAGGACGGGCGGCTGCGCCAGTGGCTGCTGCTGGGTGGGGTGGCGGGCCTGGGCCTGCTGACCAAGTATTCGGAGGGGCTGCTGCTCGCGGTGCTGGCGCTGTACCTGCTGGGCACGCCCGACCGCCGCGTTCTGCGCGGGGCCGGGCCCTGGGTGGCACTGGGCGCCATGGCGCTGCTGTTCGCCCCGCACCTGCACTGGCTGTGGCGGTCCGAGTGGCTGCCCTTCGCCTATGCACAGGGCCGCGCGGCCAGCGAGAGCGGAAACGGCCGCTGGGATGCGCTGGCCTTCCTCGCCACCCAGGCGCTCAACCACCTGCCGCTGGCCGTCATCGTGCTCGTCGCCTGGTGGGGTACGCGCCGCCAGCGCCAGGCCGTGCTGCGCACGGGCAGCCGCTGGCAGCTGCACTGCAGCCGGCCCGCCTACCTGGTGGCGCTGGCGCTGGGCCCGTGTCTGCTGGTGGTGCTGGTCGGCCTGGCCTTTGGCCTGCGGGTGCGCGACATGTGGGGCGTGCCCATGTGGGTGTTCAGCGGTCTCCTGGTGGCCGCGTGGCTGCCGGCTCCGTGGCTGGCGCCCATGCAGCCGCGGCTGCTGCGCGGCCTGGCAGTGTGGCTGGTGCTCGTCTCCGTGGTGACCGGCGCGCTGCTGGCCTATGGGGCGCAGTGGCGCCACCGTCCCTCGCGCACGGACTGGCCGCAGGCGGCGATCGCGCAGCAGGCCCAGGCGGCCTGGCTGGCCCACGCACGCTGTCCGCTGGACTCGGTGGCGGGCGACTACTGGGGGGTGGGGCTGGTCGCGGCGCAGCTGCCGGAGCGGCCTTCGGTGTTCATCTCCGGCGACCCGCGCTTCTCGCCCTGGATCACGCCCGAACGCCTGCAGGCGCGTGGCACACTGTGGATCGGTCTGGGCGACGGCGCCTCCGTGCCGGCCTGGCTCGACACGCTGCCCGCCCAGCCGGGCATGCAGGTGCACGAGGGCCAGGTGCCGGTCGCTTGGCCGTACCGCGGCGCAGCCCAGCCGCTCACCGTGCACTGGCGCGCTTACGTGCCCGCCGCGTGCGCCCGCCAACCCTGA
- a CDS encoding glycosyltransferase family 2 protein produces the protein MMAPPSADAATDFHAEFAPGAPPGPLPRAPLRLSCVVPAHNEAQNLEGFLRALAQAAGALTPDFEIVVVNDGSRDATHEVALRLAQELPLRYLALSRNFGKEAGLSAGIDHARGNAVLLIDADFQHPLDLLPQMHALWQAGFDMVYGVIADRGAESGAKRVGTNVFYRLMNAGNKVKIPPNAGDFRWMDRRVADALKALPERNRFMKGLYAWVGFKTAALPFVPLDRAAGVSSFNLRRLGSLALSGLTSFTTLPLRVWSMIGGSISLLALAYALWITIDTVVFGSDLEGWPTLAVSIMLFSGVQLMSIGILGEYIGRIYDEVKRRPVYLVACDEDRSPLREPRP, from the coding sequence ATGATGGCTCCCCCCTCCGCCGACGCGGCCACGGACTTCCACGCCGAATTCGCCCCGGGCGCCCCGCCGGGCCCCTTGCCCCGCGCGCCGCTGCGCCTGAGCTGCGTGGTGCCGGCCCACAACGAGGCGCAGAACCTGGAAGGCTTTCTGCGTGCGCTGGCACAGGCCGCCGGCGCGCTGACGCCCGACTTCGAGATCGTCGTGGTCAACGACGGCAGCCGCGATGCCACCCATGAGGTGGCGCTGCGCCTGGCGCAGGAACTGCCGCTGCGCTACCTGGCGCTGTCGCGCAACTTCGGCAAGGAGGCCGGCCTGTCCGCCGGCATCGACCATGCGCGGGGCAACGCCGTGCTGCTGATCGACGCGGACTTCCAGCATCCGCTGGACCTGCTGCCGCAGATGCATGCGCTGTGGCAGGCCGGCTTCGACATGGTCTACGGCGTGATCGCGGACCGCGGCGCCGAGAGCGGCGCCAAGCGCGTGGGCACGAACGTGTTCTACCGGCTGATGAACGCGGGCAACAAGGTCAAGATCCCGCCGAACGCGGGGGACTTCCGCTGGATGGATCGCCGCGTGGCCGATGCGCTCAAGGCCCTGCCCGAGCGCAACCGCTTCATGAAGGGGCTGTACGCGTGGGTCGGTTTCAAGACGGCCGCGCTGCCCTTCGTGCCGCTGGACCGGGCGGCGGGGGTATCCAGCTTCAACCTGCGGCGCCTGGGCTCGCTGGCCCTGTCGGGACTCACCTCTTTCACCACGCTGCCGCTGCGGGTGTGGAGCATGATCGGCGGCAGCATCTCGCTGCTGGCGCTGGCCTACGCCCTGTGGATCACGATCGACACTGTGGTCTTCGGCAGCGATCTGGAAGGCTGGCCCACGCTGGCCGTCAGCATCATGCTGTTCTCCGGCGTGCAGCTGATGTCGATCGGCATCCTGGGCGAATACATCGGCCGGATCTACGACGAGGTCAAGCGCCGGCCGGTCTACCTGGTGGCCTGCGACGAAGACCGCAGCCCGCTGCGCGAGCCCCGGCCATGA
- a CDS encoding GtrA family protein: protein MSLRGAGPWTLLQQLPQGLQFVLVGAAAAATHLAVVGALVALAGMPPLAANVLAFLVAFTVSYTGHARLTFARAQARGWAVAARFFAVACLSFAANEALYYAALHWLHWHYFWSLAGVLVLVAVGTFVLSKCWAFKASAP from the coding sequence ATGAGCCTGCGCGGCGCCGGGCCGTGGACCCTGCTGCAACAGCTGCCGCAGGGCCTGCAGTTCGTGCTGGTGGGCGCTGCCGCCGCGGCCACGCACCTGGCCGTGGTGGGCGCGCTGGTGGCGCTGGCCGGCATGCCGCCGCTGGCCGCCAACGTGCTGGCCTTCCTGGTGGCGTTCACCGTGAGCTATACCGGCCACGCGCGGCTGACCTTCGCCCGCGCGCAGGCCCGCGGCTGGGCCGTGGCGGCGCGCTTCTTCGCCGTGGCCTGCCTGTCGTTCGCCGCCAATGAGGCGCTGTACTACGCGGCCCTGCACTGGCTGCACTGGCACTACTTCTGGAGCCTGGCGGGCGTGCTGGTGCTGGTGGCCGTGGGCACCTTCGTGCTGAGCAAATGCTGGGCGTTCAAGGCGAGCGCGCCATGA
- a CDS encoding ChbG/HpnK family deacetylase, with amino-acid sequence MTASRVDDDVSAGAVHAIVLCADDYALHPAVDEAVERLARAGRLSATSCMTTAPQWPAAAARLPALRDRLAVGLHFNLTEGHGGAHAAQPLGTMLRRAYGRQLSEAPMRAAWRTQLDAFERALKTPPDFIDGHQHVHQLPRVRDALLAELQARYAPHERPWVRSTVPAGGLWRKPKAALIALLGGWTATRTLHRAGVATNQGFGGVYGFDAPDAAAYGAHMAQWLPHAAQGSLLMCHPATTAVPGDAIGTQRAVEYAFLASDDFGALLQRTGRRVQQGPQALAAWFGAPPDAA; translated from the coding sequence ATGACCGCCAGCCGCGTTGACGACGACGTTTCTGCCGGGGCCGTCCACGCCATCGTTCTGTGCGCGGACGACTACGCGCTGCACCCCGCCGTGGACGAGGCGGTGGAGCGGCTCGCGCGGGCCGGCCGTCTGTCTGCCACCAGCTGCATGACCACGGCGCCGCAGTGGCCTGCGGCCGCCGCGCGCCTGCCGGCCTTGCGCGACCGGCTGGCCGTGGGCCTGCACTTCAACCTGACCGAAGGCCATGGCGGCGCCCACGCGGCGCAGCCGCTCGGGACCATGCTGCGCCGGGCTTACGGGCGGCAACTGTCGGAAGCGCCGATGCGCGCGGCGTGGCGCACGCAGCTCGATGCCTTCGAGCGCGCGCTCAAAACGCCGCCCGACTTCATTGACGGCCACCAGCACGTGCACCAGCTGCCGCGCGTGCGCGATGCGCTGCTGGCCGAACTGCAGGCGCGCTATGCGCCGCACGAACGGCCCTGGGTGCGCTCCACGGTGCCCGCGGGCGGGCTGTGGCGGAAGCCCAAGGCGGCCCTCATCGCGCTGCTGGGGGGCTGGACGGCCACGCGCACGCTGCACCGCGCAGGCGTGGCCACGAACCAGGGCTTCGGCGGGGTCTATGGCTTCGACGCGCCGGATGCCGCGGCCTATGGCGCGCATATGGCGCAGTGGCTGCCGCACGCGGCGCAGGGGAGTCTGCTGATGTGCCACCCCGCCACCACCGCGGTGCCCGGCGATGCCATCGGCACGCAGCGTGCGGTGGAATACGCCTTCCTTGCTTCCGATGATTTCGGCGCGCTGCTGCAGCGCACGGGCCGCCGGGTGCAGCAGGGCCCGCAGGCCCTTGCGGCCTGGTTTGGTGCACCGCCGGATGCTGCGTAA
- a CDS encoding gamma-glutamyltransferase family protein has protein sequence MTKKTWLWAFTPIAFSAALYGCGGSSGSDGNAPLAVDNNAQSCSVLSSTGSAVVVGSGLAGDPAAPEAASGYRLGNQAKYSSKYMVVANTPLATKAGCDVLKAGGTAVDAAVAVQAVLGLVEPQSSTIAGSAFMMYYDAATKKVIAYDGRETAPAAATGFYLVRQDQANAASPAPLPSARRSGRSIGVPGVMRMLDMAHRDHGRLAWNGLFDEGVRLASNGFQIPARMGSAISSNAASLRLDANAVALYFNADGTPRAAGTTMTNLPYAQSLRTLASQGAGAMYDGPMAQAIVAKAAQAVGDDAARTPITPSLMTVADLRAYQPKKREPVCTTYRSTYYVCTMSPPSSGGIAIAQSLGILENFNLSQYPPTNPANEGGVPSVMGVHLVSEAERLAYADRDKYVADTDFVPLPGRGVATMLDKDYLKQRAALIRPDGNSQGVVPAGDLGSTPLGVDKTVERGTTHFSIVDAYGNVVSMTSTVESSMGSFHMVGGFLLTNQLTDFSAQPADSAGTPVANRVAPGKRPRSTMAPTLVFKGTEPGDFLMATGSPGGGTIIQYVMKTVVGAVDWGLNAQQATSLVNFGATNSATTNVDGANTALDLTGLISGLQAKGHTVSNGAQSSGVSTIMRVNRNGTAQLEGGVDPRREGIVLGDGAL, from the coding sequence ATGACAAAGAAGACCTGGCTATGGGCGTTCACACCCATCGCCTTTTCCGCAGCGCTGTACGGCTGCGGCGGCAGTTCCGGTTCGGACGGCAACGCGCCGCTCGCCGTCGACAACAACGCCCAGAGCTGCTCGGTGCTCTCCAGCACCGGCTCGGCCGTGGTGGTGGGCTCCGGCCTGGCGGGCGACCCTGCCGCGCCTGAAGCGGCTTCCGGCTACCGCCTGGGCAACCAGGCCAAGTACTCCAGCAAATACATGGTCGTGGCCAACACGCCCCTGGCCACCAAGGCCGGCTGCGACGTGCTCAAGGCCGGCGGCACCGCGGTGGATGCGGCCGTGGCCGTGCAGGCCGTGCTGGGCCTGGTGGAGCCGCAGTCGAGCACCATCGCCGGCAGCGCCTTCATGATGTATTACGACGCCGCGACCAAGAAGGTCATCGCGTACGACGGCCGCGAGACCGCGCCCGCCGCCGCCACCGGCTTCTACCTCGTGCGCCAGGACCAGGCCAACGCTGCATCGCCCGCGCCCCTGCCCAGCGCCCGCCGCAGCGGCCGCTCCATCGGCGTGCCCGGCGTGATGCGCATGCTGGACATGGCCCACCGCGACCACGGCCGCCTGGCCTGGAACGGCCTCTTCGACGAAGGCGTGCGCCTGGCCTCCAACGGCTTCCAGATCCCGGCCCGCATGGGCAGCGCCATCAGCAGCAATGCCGCCAGCCTGCGGCTCGATGCCAACGCCGTGGCGCTGTACTTCAATGCCGACGGCACGCCGCGTGCGGCCGGCACCACCATGACCAACCTGCCCTATGCGCAGTCGCTGCGCACGCTGGCCAGCCAGGGCGCGGGTGCGATGTACGACGGCCCCATGGCGCAGGCCATCGTCGCCAAGGCCGCGCAGGCGGTGGGCGACGACGCCGCCCGCACCCCCATCACGCCGAGCCTGATGACGGTGGCCGACCTGCGCGCCTACCAGCCCAAGAAGCGCGAGCCGGTGTGCACCACCTACCGCAGCACCTACTACGTCTGTACCATGTCGCCGCCGTCCTCGGGCGGCATCGCCATCGCGCAGTCGCTGGGCATCCTGGAGAACTTCAACCTGTCCCAGTACCCGCCGACCAACCCCGCCAACGAAGGCGGCGTGCCCAGCGTGATGGGCGTGCACCTGGTGTCGGAAGCCGAGCGCCTGGCCTATGCCGACCGCGACAAGTACGTGGCCGACACCGATTTCGTGCCGCTGCCCGGCCGCGGCGTGGCCACCATGCTCGACAAGGACTACCTGAAGCAGCGCGCCGCGCTGATCCGCCCTGACGGCAACTCGCAGGGCGTGGTGCCTGCGGGCGATCTGGGCTCGACGCCGCTGGGCGTGGACAAGACGGTCGAGCGCGGCACGACGCACTTCTCCATCGTCGACGCGTATGGCAACGTGGTCTCCATGACCTCCACCGTCGAGTCCAGCATGGGCTCCTTCCACATGGTGGGCGGCTTCCTGCTGACCAACCAGCTGACCGACTTCTCGGCCCAGCCGGCCGACAGCGCCGGCACGCCCGTGGCCAACCGCGTGGCACCGGGCAAGCGCCCCCGCAGCACGATGGCGCCCACGCTGGTGTTCAAGGGCACGGAGCCGGGCGACTTCCTGATGGCCACCGGCTCGCCCGGCGGCGGCACCATCATCCAGTACGTGATGAAGACCGTCGTGGGCGCCGTGGACTGGGGCCTGAATGCGCAGCAGGCCACCTCGCTGGTGAACTTCGGCGCCACCAACAGCGCCACCACCAACGTGGACGGCGCCAACACCGCTCTGGACCTCACGGGCCTGATCAGCGGCCTGCAGGCCAAGGGCCACACCGTATCCAACGGCGCGCAATCGAGCGGCGTGTCCACCATCATGCGGGTCAACCGCAACGGAACCGCGCAGTTGGAAGGCGGCGTGGACCCGCGCCGTGAAGGCATCGTGCTGGGCGACGGCGCGCTCTGA